A genomic region of Sulfobacillus acidophilus DSM 10332 contains the following coding sequences:
- a CDS encoding protein of unknown function DUF124 (PFAM: Protein of unknown function DUF124~COGs: COG2013 conserved hypothetical protein~InterPro IPR002838~KEGG: mlo:mlr0194 hypothetical protein~PFAM: Protein of unknown function DUF124~SPTR: Putative uncharacterized protein), with translation MDFRHIPGDQGLYPDAVVPYTVTGELVPILDFALEKSHAVYFEHYILLYREPSVKLTAGMPKGAFKRLIGQMPVILAKAEGPGHLAVSRDGPGAVVGIPLSPGQRLDVREHQFLAASATIRYTFTRVRGIANLLWGGSGYFMDSFEADRQAGIVWIHVYGNLTEVTLGPRDVLDVEPGAWCYKDASVRMTTVPVNIATGLFASTSFTLNRFQGPGRLGIQSLAVHLATDE, from the coding sequence ATGGACTTCCGTCATATCCCCGGTGATCAAGGACTTTATCCCGACGCCGTGGTGCCCTATACCGTCACCGGAGAATTGGTCCCGATATTGGATTTTGCGCTCGAAAAGTCGCATGCCGTCTATTTTGAACACTACATCCTGCTTTACCGCGAGCCTTCGGTCAAATTGACCGCCGGAATGCCCAAAGGTGCGTTCAAGCGCCTGATTGGGCAAATGCCGGTGATATTGGCCAAGGCGGAAGGTCCGGGCCACCTCGCGGTCAGCCGGGACGGTCCCGGAGCCGTGGTGGGGATTCCTTTAAGTCCCGGTCAGCGGTTGGACGTCCGGGAACACCAGTTTTTGGCGGCGTCGGCCACGATTCGCTATACCTTCACCCGAGTTCGCGGCATTGCCAACCTCCTCTGGGGCGGCAGCGGCTATTTCATGGATTCGTTTGAGGCCGACCGCCAAGCGGGAATCGTCTGGATTCATGTTTACGGTAATTTGACCGAAGTGACCCTCGGGCCCCGAGATGTGCTGGATGTGGAACCCGGAGCCTGGTGCTATAAAGACGCGTCGGTGCGGATGACCACCGTGCCGGTCAATATCGCCACCGGCCTTTTCGCCAGCACATCCTTTACCCTAAACCGCTTTCAAGGTCCGGGGCGTCTCGGTATTCAATCCTTGGCCGTCCATCTGGCCACCGACGAATAA
- a CDS encoding Penicillinase repressor (PFAM: Penicillinase repressor~InterPro IPR005650~KEGG: bce:BC1719 MecI family transcriptional regulator~PFAM: Penicillinase repressor~SPTR: Transcriptional regulator, MecI), with protein MEKGALRERVLLIVQERGAVTATEVWQDIRQHHPLSLNTVQTVLNRLVQDRILTRDVSRRPSRYRLNPADEVQRRQAHKTALELSTQVGPAGLTHFVESLETLNPELVQRLERLLAARRQDQT; from the coding sequence ATGGAAAAAGGGGCACTTCGGGAACGGGTGTTACTGATTGTACAAGAGCGGGGGGCGGTCACGGCAACCGAGGTCTGGCAAGATATCCGCCAGCATCACCCCCTGTCCTTGAATACCGTGCAAACGGTGTTAAACCGATTGGTGCAAGACCGGATTTTGACGCGGGACGTCTCCCGTCGCCCCTCCCGGTATCGCCTGAATCCGGCCGATGAGGTCCAACGCCGACAGGCCCACAAGACGGCGTTGGAATTGTCGACCCAGGTCGGGCCGGCCGGGTTAACCCACTTTGTCGAGTCGCTGGAAACCCTCAACCCGGAGTTGGTTCAACGGTTGGAACGGTTGTTGGCGGCCCGGCGGCAGGACCAGACATGA
- a CDS encoding hypothetical protein (KEGG: cwo:Cwoe_2482 peptidase M48 Ste24p~SPTR: Peptidase M48 Ste24p;~manually curated): MASYPLVDHDAASPPPNPRTGCHTRRHRDGRRRWGRAVKAGYRLITSHRQWSHRIRSRLMPFPTPPVWPSARWHLYAGDDFSGFTWGIIRPHIAVSRSFWDRLTESERLAVMWHEAHHARYRVPLEKVLLALLDALYPGWGYGQVLRRLAVTEEILADRWAIEALGDDTPLISALLKWLPIDGHAQDTSVGWEDALSARIHFLEHPTLVEAPPSIASPVLATTALEVAMIAQGIIFWCH, from the coding sequence GTGGCATCATATCCTCTGGTTGACCATGATGCCGCATCCCCACCCCCTAATCCCCGTACTGGGTGTCACACTCGTCGCCACCGGGATGGCCGTCGTCGCTGGGGCCGGGCGGTCAAAGCCGGATATCGACTCATCACGTCCCATCGCCAGTGGTCGCACCGCATTCGCTCGCGTCTCATGCCCTTTCCGACCCCTCCCGTTTGGCCGTCGGCCCGCTGGCACCTCTATGCCGGCGACGACTTCAGCGGATTTACCTGGGGTATCATCCGGCCTCACATTGCCGTCTCCCGATCGTTTTGGGACCGATTAACCGAGAGCGAACGCTTAGCGGTGATGTGGCACGAAGCCCACCACGCCCGGTATCGGGTGCCGCTGGAAAAAGTCTTGTTGGCCCTACTGGATGCTCTTTACCCGGGTTGGGGCTATGGTCAGGTTTTACGCCGGCTCGCCGTGACCGAAGAGATTCTGGCCGACCGCTGGGCGATAGAGGCTCTGGGTGACGATACCCCGCTGATTAGCGCTTTACTGAAATGGTTACCGATCGACGGTCATGCCCAAGACACTTCCGTCGGGTGGGAGGACGCATTGTCCGCCCGCATTCACTTTTTGGAACATCCCACTCTCGTCGAAGCGCCCCCGTCGATAGCGTCCCCCGTGTTGGCCACCACCGCGCTCGAGGTGGCCATGATCGCCCAAGGAATTATTTTTTGGTGCCATTAG
- a CDS encoding hypothetical protein (KEGG: gur:Gura_3003 YVTN beta-propeller repeat-containing protein~SPTR: Putative uncharacterized protein) yields the protein MIKISRGAVWGTLLASALLAGCGTTQAAAPMSKPVTTAAPAHPTTGSGSWLVGAAASPPSGAGNGFLWIEHQNHWHLVSLGQGANAFQAAVWGSWVFVPTLTGTTDVVDWTTQKLVNTLATPVGSRVALVDAATHRLYLIGPNTTAAYALPGLKPLWQKPVGGNTAVIADNRLYLNAPTASVTTILNAETGALELNVPVGHIEDMVFDPAYHTLWMANWYNGDMTVLNVTTNRVVTTLHEAEGGGFSMTDKMGAMSGYMQIAAGPNGQHVYAASFSGNIMEFNANTNQFVRDVPAPVPMAKLSGLAIDPTGQIAYTTVESQNETIAVSLKSGALLALWPHIQSNRWLTFSAP from the coding sequence ATGATCAAGATATCCCGCGGTGCGGTATGGGGAACCCTGTTGGCCAGTGCGCTGCTGGCGGGTTGCGGAACCACACAAGCCGCCGCCCCTATGTCAAAGCCGGTAACGACGGCGGCCCCGGCTCACCCCACGACCGGATCCGGCAGTTGGCTGGTGGGCGCTGCAGCCAGCCCCCCGAGCGGTGCCGGGAACGGCTTTTTATGGATAGAACATCAAAACCATTGGCATTTGGTCAGTTTGGGACAAGGCGCCAACGCCTTTCAAGCGGCCGTCTGGGGATCTTGGGTGTTTGTACCGACTCTCACCGGCACAACCGACGTCGTCGACTGGACAACCCAAAAGCTGGTTAACACGTTGGCCACGCCGGTCGGCTCCCGCGTCGCCTTAGTGGATGCGGCAACCCACCGCCTCTATCTCATCGGACCCAACACGACCGCCGCCTATGCCTTACCCGGCTTGAAGCCCCTGTGGCAAAAGCCTGTCGGCGGAAATACGGCCGTGATTGCCGACAACCGCCTTTACCTGAACGCGCCTACTGCCAGCGTCACCACCATCTTAAATGCCGAGACCGGCGCTCTCGAACTAAATGTCCCGGTCGGCCATATAGAAGATATGGTCTTCGATCCCGCCTACCATACGCTCTGGATGGCCAATTGGTATAACGGTGATATGACCGTGCTTAACGTCACGACCAACCGGGTGGTGACGACGCTCCATGAAGCGGAAGGCGGCGGATTTAGCATGACGGATAAAATGGGGGCGATGAGCGGATATATGCAAATTGCCGCTGGCCCGAACGGCCAACACGTCTACGCCGCCTCTTTCAGTGGAAATATCATGGAGTTTAACGCCAACACCAACCAATTTGTCCGGGACGTGCCGGCTCCGGTACCGATGGCCAAATTGTCGGGTTTGGCGATTGATCCGACGGGACAAATCGCCTACACCACGGTAGAAAGTCAAAACGAAACGATTGCCGTTTCTCTGAAGTCCGGCGCCCTTTTGGCATTGTGGCCGCATATTCAGTCCAATCGCTGGCTGACCTTCAGCGCACCATAA